A part of Nitrospinaceae bacterium genomic DNA contains:
- a CDS encoding 4Fe-4S dicluster domain-containing protein: MARLGMVINLDKCTGCRACMVACKVENNTPQGSFWMHVFRFEEDEYPRTKTWFMPRPCMHCDNAPCVKVCPVGARFKQENGLVATDSDRCIGCRYCEVACPYGVNNFNWQDPTKGQYLDWRGPEAQKATQGASPPYANPDLQAGYGKGKRKIAGGGHSKGVIEKCTFCPQLVEKGKLPACADECPTFAIQFGDLDDLMSDVSRTLQNNENFRLLEEAGTKPRVYYVGGTPPNSKVREIEKVDAKIKGRA; encoded by the coding sequence ATGGCACGTTTAGGAATGGTAATCAATTTGGACAAATGCACGGGGTGCCGAGCCTGCATGGTCGCGTGCAAGGTGGAAAACAACACTCCGCAAGGAAGTTTTTGGATGCATGTTTTTAGATTTGAGGAAGATGAGTATCCAAGAACAAAAACCTGGTTCATGCCGCGACCGTGCATGCACTGTGATAACGCCCCTTGCGTGAAAGTGTGCCCCGTCGGAGCGCGATTCAAACAAGAGAACGGTCTTGTGGCGACGGACAGCGACCGCTGCATCGGTTGCCGCTACTGCGAGGTAGCTTGTCCCTACGGCGTTAATAACTTCAACTGGCAGGATCCGACGAAAGGACAGTATCTCGATTGGAGAGGACCCGAAGCGCAAAAAGCCACCCAGGGAGCGAGTCCTCCGTACGCAAACCCCGATCTTCAGGCGGGATACGGGAAGGGGAAAAGAAAAATCGCCGGTGGCGGGCACTCGAAAGGTGTTATTGAAAAGTGCACCTTCTGTCCTCAGCTTGTGGAAAAGGGAAAGCTTCCCGCTTGTGCGGATGAGTGCCCAACGTTCGCGATTCAGTTCGGGGACTTGGATGATCTTATGAGTGATGTTTCCCGGACTCTCCAAAATAATGAAAATTTCCGGTTGCTCGAAGAGGCTGGAACCAAGCCTCGTGTGTACTACGTGGGTGGAACACCGCCGAACTCGAAAGTCAGGGAAATCGAAAAAGTGGATGCTAAAATAAAAGGGAGGGCCTAA
- a CDS encoding Rrf2 family transcriptional regulator: protein MLMLSKTTGYAVAAMSCLESLSGRLISVRDVASCTGISRSYLSKIIQTLAEKKLVKTKRGYTGGLLLARPAEEITLSEIVEAVEGADWIGKCLLGWDQCDGSCPIHDFWKEERERIETELRARKLSEFIDFRGCVPMKEQFYHRSSSEMTGGLK, encoded by the coding sequence ATGCTTATGCTATCTAAAACAACTGGCTACGCTGTTGCTGCGATGAGCTGTTTGGAAAGCCTGAGTGGCCGTTTGATTAGCGTTCGTGATGTCGCGAGTTGCACTGGAATTTCTAGATCTTACTTGTCGAAAATTATTCAAACACTTGCCGAGAAAAAACTAGTCAAGACCAAACGCGGTTACACGGGAGGTCTGTTGCTCGCCCGCCCGGCCGAGGAAATCACCTTGAGTGAAATAGTAGAGGCCGTCGAGGGAGCAGATTGGATTGGGAAATGCCTACTTGGCTGGGACCAGTGTGATGGAAGTTGTCCAATTCATGATTTTTGGAAAGAAGAGCGAGAGCGAATCGAGACTGAACTTCGAGCGAGAAAACTTTCTGAATTTATAGATTTTAGAGGATGCGTTCCCATGAAAGAGCAATTTTATCATCGTTCGTCATCTGAAATGACAGGAGGATTGAAATGA
- a CDS encoding Gfo/Idh/MocA family oxidoreductase — MATHELGIILHGATGGICSTQHLHNTLVPIRAEGGLVIGNDTIMPNLLLVGRNSERLAALASEIGGVEWTTDLDAALNNPSYPIFFDAAATHLRLDLLKRAIAAGKHIYTEKPLAPSVDDGLSLLKAAEANGLKHGVVEDKLFVPGFHKLQNLVDSGFLGRILGFHIEFGWWVFDGIGADSQRPSWNYQKTGGGGLISDMHPHWRYIIEGILGPIERVAATSWTGQTKRADETGKPFNVDVEDNVHTLLEMKNGARGTILSSWSTRVRRDDLVTFQIDGTNGSAVAGIRRCWKQAASDTPTLLGFRMGRDEDTMKNSVDYNGQWQEVPDAEPYKNPYRFGWEAFINHVVSDAPFYADFSAGIRDVQLVEACQRSVSDGSWIDMTQL, encoded by the coding sequence ATGGCAACGCATGAACTTGGTATCATTCTGCATGGTGCAACAGGCGGTATTTGCTCAACCCAACATTTACATAACACGCTAGTACCAATTCGCGCCGAAGGCGGTCTTGTTATCGGCAATGATACAATTATGCCAAACCTGCTTTTAGTAGGTCGAAATTCAGAGCGGCTGGCTGCACTTGCATCAGAAATCGGAGGTGTCGAATGGACGACCGATCTGGATGCCGCATTAAACAACCCCTCTTACCCGATATTCTTTGATGCGGCGGCCACCCACCTGAGACTTGATTTGCTCAAAAGGGCGATTGCGGCTGGCAAACATATTTATACTGAAAAACCGCTCGCACCGTCGGTTGATGATGGGCTATCTCTCCTTAAAGCTGCTGAGGCCAATGGCCTGAAACACGGTGTGGTCGAAGATAAATTATTTGTTCCAGGATTCCATAAACTTCAAAATCTTGTTGATAGTGGATTTTTAGGCCGCATTCTTGGATTCCACATCGAATTTGGGTGGTGGGTGTTCGATGGTATTGGGGCCGACTCGCAACGACCAAGTTGGAACTATCAAAAAACGGGCGGGGGCGGATTAATCTCGGACATGCACCCGCATTGGCGCTACATCATCGAAGGTATCCTCGGGCCGATAGAAAGAGTTGCCGCAACATCTTGGACCGGGCAAACCAAACGCGCCGATGAGACAGGCAAGCCATTTAACGTTGACGTCGAAGATAACGTACACACGCTTTTAGAAATGAAAAATGGCGCACGTGGTACGATACTCAGCTCTTGGTCAACACGAGTGCGGCGCGATGACCTGGTCACCTTTCAGATTGATGGCACCAATGGCTCCGCTGTTGCCGGTATACGCCGATGCTGGAAACAGGCGGCAAGTGACACGCCTACACTCTTAGGTTTTAGAATGGGCCGTGACGAAGACACCATGAAAAATTCCGTAGATTATAATGGTCAATGGCAAGAAGTGCCGGATGCTGAGCCTTACAAAAACCCCTATCGTTTCGGATGGGAAGCCTTTATCAACCACGTTGTGTCCGATGCGCCATTCTATGCCGATTTTTCCGCTGGCATTCGTGATGTCCAACTCGTAGAAGCCTGCCAGCGCAGTGTCAGTGACGGCTCATGGATCGATATGACGCAACTCTAA
- the nrfD gene encoding polysulfide reductase NrfD: MAARTSNGLSYGVGRWSGGSVAFLGLSLMFVLLGIYAYSQQAIHGEVVTGLRNIGLMGGATWGLYVAFLVYFMGVSFAGITISAIVRLFDLKVLKPITRIAELMTIIALILGALTIMSDVGKPLRAILYLPLYGRPMSPFFGTFTIVISGYFFASLVYFYLNGRKDAAICAEQATGALKGFYQFWAAGYKDTPLERRRHEQSTFWLAVALLPLLVVATSTLGAVFGLQGGRPGWHSALQAPGFVILGGVSGIGHLIILAALFRVFTSETDKISMEVFKWLGNILMVLILLYTYFMVVEWLTVSYASSSHEGKISMALLSGRYAGVFWLSVVALLVPAVLLFTQFAQGKYTIGVAVLSGVLVNVAAIGKRYLIVVPSQTHGTLLPYGTGQYTPSWVEVSVILGLLGLGAFLYILFVKVFPIMEVADAGKGEM; this comes from the coding sequence ATGGCTGCTAGAACGAGTAACGGCCTATCCTATGGCGTTGGTAGGTGGAGTGGAGGATCTGTGGCTTTTCTGGGTCTTTCTCTGATGTTTGTGCTCTTAGGAATTTACGCCTATTCACAACAGGCTATACATGGAGAGGTAGTCACCGGGCTTCGCAATATCGGGCTCATGGGAGGAGCGACCTGGGGGCTCTATGTGGCTTTTCTTGTCTATTTTATGGGTGTGAGTTTCGCGGGTATTACTATCTCGGCGATAGTTCGCCTCTTTGATCTGAAGGTGCTAAAGCCTATCACGCGAATAGCCGAGCTTATGACAATTATTGCGCTAATCCTCGGTGCCCTTACGATTATGTCAGACGTTGGTAAGCCTCTACGGGCGATTTTATATCTTCCGCTCTACGGGCGACCGATGTCCCCGTTCTTCGGAACATTCACCATCGTAATTTCGGGCTATTTTTTCGCGAGCTTGGTTTATTTCTATCTGAATGGCAGGAAGGATGCTGCTATTTGCGCCGAGCAGGCCACGGGCGCTCTTAAAGGGTTCTATCAGTTTTGGGCCGCGGGATATAAAGACACGCCGCTCGAGAGGCGGCGCCATGAGCAGTCAACCTTTTGGTTGGCGGTGGCTCTTCTACCCCTGCTGGTTGTGGCCACTTCGACCTTGGGGGCCGTGTTCGGACTCCAGGGCGGACGACCAGGCTGGCACAGTGCCCTTCAAGCGCCCGGGTTTGTCATCTTGGGCGGTGTATCGGGAATCGGGCATCTCATAATCCTGGCAGCATTGTTTCGCGTGTTTACCTCGGAAACAGACAAGATCAGCATGGAGGTATTCAAGTGGTTGGGAAATATCCTCATGGTGCTCATTCTTTTGTATACCTATTTTATGGTGGTAGAATGGCTCACCGTTTCTTATGCCTCCTCATCCCACGAGGGGAAGATATCCATGGCATTGCTTTCGGGTAGATACGCCGGGGTGTTCTGGCTGTCGGTGGTGGCGCTTCTCGTTCCTGCTGTTCTCCTTTTCACTCAGTTTGCACAGGGGAAATACACCATTGGTGTGGCGGTGCTCTCGGGTGTTTTGGTCAACGTCGCTGCAATCGGCAAACGGTATCTGATCGTCGTGCCGTCACAGACGCACGGAACGCTGCTGCCGTACGGGACAGGGCAGTACACCCCGAGTTGGGTTGAAGTGAGCGTCATTCTGGGCCTCCTCGGATTAGGGGCGTTTCTATACATTCTTTTCGTCAAGGTCTTTCCTATCATGGAAGTTGCTGATGCCGGGAAAGGGGAGATGTAA
- a CDS encoding 4Fe-4S binding protein, with protein sequence MMIFLCRDLEHAGEGLDLSDLAAGLKRRHPKAKVRLSPLSCDHPDQWLEGIAQRDERYILGVCDSSFRDVEFYARLRKLGADPSAVEIVFLGELCTHHNQQPNATSRAGLLIEAAIAKLNALSRSRPDNEKMIVPWEEKRSRRSLFTLPPVRYEIVPSIKESLCAADEGCRVCSSECPHKALSVENGQMILSKGKCTGCGACVSLCPRGAFEFPGASLSQFEAQAGVLLGGANLPSVQHGIMFLCGALATQLHQGGEGNANFPAGWLPVEVPCLGMVTPSWILQSLSRGATAVGLLPCRADECKYGDREGLEGRVDYCRTLMKKIGLSEDSVRLFGLEELEDFVPSNGDILVASTNGTNGTSASLANIDFSPAGNGKACLKMAAQQNFSPEMVLTHTHSPNGVIEVLDGCTLCGACVNACPADALKLEPDETGISLKFSSLSCVACAGCLNVCPENIMALEKKTDFMALTQESKLLFRDTAPRCENCGEPVAPKAMLDRIGGILEDHPALSALSKYCLDCRKTMF encoded by the coding sequence ATGATGATTTTTCTTTGCCGTGATTTGGAACACGCAGGAGAGGGGCTGGATCTCTCCGATCTCGCGGCAGGGCTAAAAAGACGACATCCCAAGGCCAAAGTTCGTCTCTCTCCGCTCTCATGTGATCATCCCGACCAGTGGCTTGAGGGTATCGCTCAAAGAGATGAGCGTTATATCCTCGGTGTATGTGATTCTTCTTTTCGTGACGTCGAATTTTATGCTCGACTTAGAAAATTAGGTGCCGATCCTTCGGCAGTAGAGATCGTCTTTCTGGGTGAGTTATGCACCCATCATAATCAACAGCCTAATGCGACATCCAGGGCAGGGCTTCTCATCGAGGCCGCCATCGCGAAACTTAACGCCCTGTCCCGAAGCCGCCCTGATAATGAAAAAATGATCGTGCCTTGGGAAGAGAAGCGAAGTAGACGCTCTCTGTTTACGCTTCCTCCTGTTCGCTACGAAATTGTTCCTTCAATCAAGGAATCTTTATGTGCTGCCGATGAAGGGTGTCGCGTTTGCTCCTCCGAGTGCCCGCACAAGGCGCTTTCAGTCGAAAACGGACAGATGATTTTGAGTAAGGGCAAGTGTACCGGTTGCGGAGCTTGCGTTTCGTTGTGCCCCCGAGGGGCGTTTGAATTCCCTGGAGCTTCATTATCGCAGTTTGAAGCGCAGGCCGGCGTTTTACTGGGTGGGGCGAATCTGCCTAGCGTCCAACATGGGATAATGTTCCTTTGTGGGGCACTTGCTACCCAACTGCACCAAGGCGGAGAAGGGAACGCTAATTTTCCGGCTGGCTGGCTCCCGGTTGAGGTGCCGTGCCTCGGCATGGTTACGCCCTCGTGGATTCTTCAAAGTCTAAGCCGAGGGGCCACAGCGGTGGGATTGCTCCCCTGCCGAGCGGATGAGTGTAAGTACGGAGATAGGGAGGGACTCGAAGGGCGGGTCGATTATTGTCGAACTCTGATGAAAAAAATAGGGTTGTCCGAAGATTCTGTTCGGCTCTTTGGGCTTGAAGAACTCGAGGACTTTGTCCCCTCCAACGGGGATATTTTGGTTGCCTCAACAAACGGAACAAATGGCACATCGGCGTCTCTCGCCAATATTGATTTTTCACCCGCAGGGAATGGTAAAGCTTGTCTCAAAATGGCGGCCCAGCAAAATTTCTCGCCAGAAATGGTGCTCACTCATACTCATTCTCCAAATGGGGTCATCGAAGTTCTAGACGGTTGCACGCTATGTGGCGCATGTGTCAACGCCTGCCCTGCTGATGCTTTGAAACTTGAACCGGACGAGACAGGGATTTCCCTCAAATTTAGTTCGCTATCATGTGTAGCCTGTGCAGGGTGTCTTAATGTTTGCCCTGAAAACATTATGGCGCTTGAAAAAAAGACGGATTTCATGGCGCTGACTCAGGAAAGCAAACTTCTTTTCAGGGATACCGCACCGCGATGCGAAAATTGTGGCGAGCCGGTTGCTCCCAAGGCCATGCTGGATCGAATTGGCGGTATTCTTGAAGATCATCCCGCACTTAGTGCCTTGAGCAAATATTGTCTTGATTGCCGAAAGACAATGTTTTAA
- a CDS encoding 4Fe-4S dicluster domain-containing protein: MAISPDKLIDRKAFFKEGPRALLRAFAEGAREERIVEQTSAVPYLRPPGAALENEFLELCCGVGSCAEVCPANAIKLVPRKDDPGRYTPIIEPSEAACVLCDELACMAACQSGALTQIPRREIRIGLARVEASACWSWAGIDPGCNYCADRCPVGSDAIRIEKSASGHGPVVTDNCVGCGVCEYFCPAHPAAIQVMKVEI, translated from the coding sequence ATGGCTATTTCACCTGATAAGCTAATTGATCGTAAGGCTTTTTTTAAAGAAGGACCGAGGGCACTGTTGCGTGCGTTTGCCGAGGGTGCAAGAGAGGAGCGCATCGTTGAACAAACCTCTGCCGTTCCTTACCTTCGCCCACCGGGCGCTGCGCTGGAGAATGAGTTTCTCGAATTATGTTGCGGCGTAGGTTCTTGTGCCGAGGTCTGCCCGGCCAATGCCATTAAACTTGTTCCTCGGAAAGATGACCCTGGCCGCTATACGCCGATTATTGAGCCGAGTGAGGCGGCCTGCGTTTTGTGCGATGAATTGGCGTGCATGGCAGCATGCCAGAGCGGTGCGCTCACTCAAATCCCTCGCCGGGAAATTCGAATCGGCCTGGCCCGTGTCGAAGCCAGTGCCTGCTGGTCTTGGGCCGGAATTGACCCGGGATGTAACTACTGTGCGGACCGCTGTCCAGTAGGCTCAGATGCGATTCGGATTGAAAAGTCAGCGTCTGGTCATGGTCCTGTAGTAACTGATAATTGCGTCGGTTGCGGTGTTTGTGAATATTTTTGTCCTGCCCATCCTGCTGCTATCCAGGTGATGAAAGTCGAAATATAG
- a CDS encoding Gfo/Idh/MocA family oxidoreductase translates to MEKKEIGVAVIGSGRIGTLRANMASRHPSVRFLAISDKEPERADLLAESVAAHLSSGDNYEIISHPEVDTVIVSTPEHDHAESIIQALELGKPVFVEKPLTLTLEDADKVVEAVERTGVELRIGYSRRHDRRWMLAREQVAQGRLGQILGINSRIYSSRAQIAEPLKRSPTATPVTDVLTYYVDMACWFLEGIRPVEVFARGNAKIFKSWGYSADDVTWSIITFEDGTVVNLGVCCALPAKYPTYGQSARFEILGEDGAILLDIDNKDSLLFTDKGVPHAYVPDHSVNLLFMQSNSSGDWAMGEFWGPIANETRSWLDHLATGSPCVHTTAQEGRQTLAVTLAIEESAKTGKIITLPSPN, encoded by the coding sequence ATGGAAAAGAAAGAAATCGGGGTCGCCGTAATCGGATCGGGCCGCATCGGAACGCTTCGCGCCAATATGGCCTCACGCCACCCATCGGTTCGATTTCTCGCTATTTCGGATAAAGAACCTGAGCGCGCAGATTTGCTCGCCGAAAGTGTCGCGGCACATCTCTCCTCGGGAGACAACTACGAAATCATCTCGCATCCCGAGGTGGACACCGTCATCGTATCAACGCCTGAGCACGATCATGCCGAATCCATCATTCAGGCCCTGGAATTGGGCAAGCCCGTTTTTGTTGAAAAACCCTTAACACTGACCTTGGAGGATGCAGACAAGGTCGTAGAAGCGGTGGAAAGAACTGGGGTCGAGCTTCGGATCGGATACTCCAGGCGCCATGACCGCCGCTGGATGCTGGCCCGGGAGCAGGTCGCCCAAGGACGCCTTGGTCAGATCCTGGGAATCAATTCGCGCATTTATTCCTCAAGGGCACAAATCGCCGAGCCACTTAAGCGCTCACCAACCGCAACGCCAGTCACCGACGTTCTTACCTACTATGTGGACATGGCATGTTGGTTTTTAGAAGGCATCCGCCCGGTAGAGGTGTTCGCCAGGGGGAACGCGAAAATTTTTAAGTCATGGGGCTACTCTGCCGACGACGTTACATGGTCCATCATTACTTTCGAGGATGGCACTGTCGTAAACCTCGGTGTGTGTTGCGCTCTTCCCGCGAAATATCCCACCTACGGGCAAAGCGCTCGCTTCGAGATTCTTGGAGAGGATGGGGCCATCCTTCTGGATATAGACAACAAGGATAGTTTATTGTTCACAGATAAAGGCGTGCCACACGCTTATGTTCCTGATCACAGCGTGAACTTGCTCTTTATGCAGAGCAACTCATCTGGCGACTGGGCCATGGGGGAATTTTGGGGACCCATCGCAAACGAAACACGCTCCTGGCTCGACCACCTGGCGACCGGCTCTCCTTGCGTTCACACAACTGCTCAAGAGGGGCGCCAGACACTGGCCGTCACACTTGCCATCGAAGAATCCGCAAAGACAGGAAAAATAATAACTCTGCCTTCTCCTAACTAA
- a CDS encoding molybdopterin-dependent oxidoreductase → MKMKRRTFLKGSAGVAGGGALASLLTGGPKTLVEGASGAGAGVKEEWVPTTCWIGKQDCGMLAKKVNGRIVKFKGNPDHPKNKGTLCPKGVAQIQAVYDPNRVKTPLIRTNGKGVPGKFRKASWDEALTLTGNKIKEVRKKDKRLLIWQKGRSKAKKFYDTAFVKASGATKLHHGAYCSDAGYRAAEYTTGLHGVLHPDFRHCNYLLAWGWNVTNAGGNKTCWLTWPQQLTKAKERGMKMISIDPRSRPAGHFADEWVPIKPGTDMVLALALSNRLIERGHIDKEYLVNHTNSPFLVKEDGRFLIVDKKEQVWDTVEGKPKAFDAEGVKPALEGEFDAGGVKVKTGYQLYKEHAAKSTPEWAEKICEVPAANIRKIADDLGKNAMIGSTIVVDGVTLPHRPVSVMAYHMCQTELGFQTIRSMMMVFMLLGAIEAVGGVRTDWKFKPHKNWKKLDKAKVKDGPYNIYLKDSKFYPINSNLSGIVAKVMLDPKKYEVDYTPEVLLIHMANPLGSFCSTPDFIESYKKFKFVAIIDPFLNETASLFADVVLPAATIEKYEGPIGATDQYTDAITLRVPPMKPLYDSRGDIQIYMDLCEKAGILHGKKGYLAQVNKALKIKGDHKLPLDRKPTEREVFDRWAKSSGIKEGVSYFEKHGVLIKGPVKAKKYYGYAQNPPFKGMRHRLYGESLQRIQEDMKAKGAKKIYWQDYTALPNWRPLTMDLSPAKYDLTLISYKLIEFKQARSTMIPLLKELAPEQRIDINPKVAQAKGIKDGDMVSVESHNAVTGETRKVEARAQYCEGMHPGTVGMPHHYGKWVHPWGQGHGPNSNELFFTGEGYVSHTADQSFQVKVQVFKA, encoded by the coding sequence ATGAAGATGAAACGCAGGACATTTCTTAAAGGATCAGCGGGTGTCGCCGGAGGAGGAGCATTAGCTTCGCTCCTCACTGGGGGGCCGAAAACGCTGGTTGAGGGAGCGAGTGGTGCGGGCGCCGGGGTGAAGGAGGAGTGGGTGCCGACAACATGTTGGATAGGCAAGCAGGACTGCGGAATGCTCGCAAAAAAGGTGAATGGCCGTATTGTAAAGTTCAAGGGTAATCCTGACCATCCCAAGAATAAAGGGACGCTTTGCCCGAAGGGTGTCGCACAGATACAGGCGGTCTACGACCCCAACCGGGTGAAAACCCCCCTGATTAGAACCAACGGGAAAGGGGTTCCCGGGAAATTTCGAAAAGCTTCTTGGGACGAGGCCTTGACCCTTACCGGAAATAAAATCAAGGAAGTGCGCAAAAAAGATAAAAGGCTGCTCATCTGGCAAAAAGGTCGCAGCAAGGCCAAGAAGTTTTATGACACCGCTTTTGTAAAAGCGTCGGGAGCTACCAAGCTTCATCACGGGGCATATTGCTCAGATGCCGGCTACAGGGCCGCCGAATACACAACTGGTCTTCACGGTGTCCTCCATCCTGATTTTCGCCATTGTAACTACCTCTTGGCCTGGGGATGGAACGTCACAAATGCCGGGGGAAACAAAACCTGCTGGCTGACGTGGCCTCAGCAACTCACCAAGGCTAAAGAGCGCGGGATGAAAATGATTTCCATTGATCCGCGCTCGCGCCCGGCGGGCCATTTTGCCGATGAGTGGGTGCCCATCAAGCCGGGAACCGACATGGTGCTCGCCCTCGCGCTCTCAAATAGATTGATCGAGCGGGGCCATATCGACAAGGAATATCTCGTTAATCACACCAACTCTCCCTTCCTCGTGAAGGAAGATGGAAGATTCCTCATCGTGGACAAAAAGGAGCAGGTCTGGGACACGGTTGAGGGAAAACCCAAGGCGTTCGACGCCGAGGGTGTTAAGCCTGCTCTTGAAGGCGAGTTCGATGCCGGCGGCGTCAAGGTGAAAACAGGCTATCAGCTATACAAGGAGCATGCGGCCAAATCCACTCCCGAGTGGGCCGAGAAAATCTGCGAGGTTCCAGCGGCTAACATCCGCAAGATAGCCGACGACCTAGGTAAGAATGCTATGATTGGCAGCACCATTGTCGTGGATGGTGTGACGCTTCCCCATCGTCCTGTTTCTGTCATGGCCTACCACATGTGCCAGACCGAACTCGGCTTCCAGACCATCCGCTCGATGATGATGGTCTTCATGCTCCTGGGCGCCATCGAGGCGGTCGGCGGGGTGCGGACCGACTGGAAGTTCAAACCCCACAAGAACTGGAAAAAACTCGACAAGGCCAAGGTCAAGGACGGCCCTTACAACATTTACCTCAAGGACTCGAAGTTCTATCCGATCAACAGCAATCTCTCTGGCATCGTTGCCAAGGTGATGCTCGATCCCAAAAAGTATGAGGTGGACTACACCCCCGAGGTGCTGCTCATCCACATGGCGAATCCATTGGGGTCGTTCTGCTCAACACCCGATTTCATTGAGTCGTATAAAAAATTTAAGTTTGTCGCGATTATCGACCCCTTCCTCAATGAGACGGCAAGTTTGTTCGCCGATGTGGTTCTTCCGGCGGCCACCATTGAAAAATACGAAGGACCTATTGGCGCAACCGATCAGTACACCGATGCCATTACGTTGAGAGTTCCACCGATGAAACCGCTTTACGATAGCCGAGGTGATATTCAGATTTATATGGATCTGTGCGAGAAGGCGGGCATTCTCCACGGCAAGAAGGGCTATCTCGCCCAGGTCAACAAGGCGCTCAAAATCAAGGGCGACCACAAGCTGCCCCTGGACAGGAAGCCTACCGAGCGCGAAGTATTTGATCGCTGGGCGAAGTCGTCTGGGATTAAAGAGGGAGTTAGTTATTTCGAGAAACACGGTGTGCTCATCAAAGGTCCGGTCAAGGCCAAAAAATACTATGGCTATGCCCAGAATCCGCCGTTCAAGGGCATGCGTCACCGTCTCTACGGCGAATCGCTCCAACGGATTCAGGAAGACATGAAGGCCAAGGGGGCGAAGAAAATCTACTGGCAGGACTACACCGCGCTTCCGAACTGGCGCCCGCTCACCATGGATCTATCGCCCGCGAAGTACGACTTGACGCTCATCAGCTACAAGCTCATTGAGTTCAAACAGGCCCGATCAACCATGATTCCGCTCCTCAAGGAATTAGCCCCAGAGCAGCGGATTGACATCAATCCAAAGGTGGCCCAGGCGAAAGGGATCAAGGATGGCGATATGGTGTCGGTGGAATCCCACAATGCAGTGACTGGTGAGACGCGAAAGGTAGAAGCACGCGCCCAATATTGCGAGGGAATGCATCCCGGCACCGTAGGGATGCCGCACCACTACGGCAAGTGGGTTCATCCTTGGGGTCAAGGACATGGACCTAATTCCAATGAACTCTTTTTTACCGGGGAAGGCTATGTGTCTCACACCGCCGACCAGTCCTTCCAGGTGAAAGTCCAGGTATTCAAGGCTTGA
- a CDS encoding molecular chaperone TorD family protein: protein MPDPRADDEALPLEDLALLRQGVYRYLAAAFQYPDEEWLAAYPPIAEALSDETSSLKSFAFWGDWEEFLSAMSEVGEAERESLGEIYTKDLMMADPAEGCSPCESSWGKREDIALLMGELDGLYAEVGLVVDGSLHQTPDHASVQLEFLSALCGLEAEAWAREDSIVGAKILRRQIDFLENHTGRWISAFAEGLFKRRGRELYAVAANAVEVFVAHEKDLIVTLLGNFKEEVKS, encoded by the coding sequence TTGCCAGATCCTCGAGCCGATGATGAAGCATTACCGCTTGAGGATCTGGCCCTTCTGCGGCAGGGAGTTTACCGGTACCTCGCCGCTGCATTTCAATACCCCGACGAAGAATGGCTGGCGGCTTATCCTCCCATCGCAGAGGCATTGTCTGATGAAACTTCGTCATTGAAGTCTTTCGCCTTCTGGGGGGATTGGGAAGAATTCCTTTCGGCGATGAGTGAAGTAGGTGAGGCAGAGCGAGAGTCTCTCGGTGAAATATACACGAAGGATTTGATGATGGCGGACCCGGCGGAGGGATGCTCTCCTTGTGAGTCCTCGTGGGGTAAAAGAGAAGACATCGCTTTGTTGATGGGAGAGTTGGACGGGCTCTATGCTGAGGTCGGTTTAGTGGTTGATGGCTCTCTCCATCAGACGCCCGACCATGCCAGTGTACAACTCGAATTCCTCAGCGCCCTATGTGGTCTTGAGGCCGAGGCCTGGGCGCGAGAGGATTCGATTGTTGGAGCCAAAATTCTCCGCCGTCAAATTGATTTTCTTGAAAATCATACCGGTCGATGGATTTCTGCTTTCGCTGAAGGGCTCTTTAAGAGGCGAGGAAGAGAACTGTATGCCGTTGCGGCGAACGCCGTCGAGGTGTTTGTGGCCCACGAGAAAGACCTCATTGTTACTTTGCTCGGTAATTTCAAAGAGGAAGTGAAGTCATGA